In a genomic window of Akkermansia massiliensis:
- a CDS encoding glycosyltransferase family 2 protein, giving the protein MNPFFSIIIPVYRSGPFLRDCLDSVRNQAMTDWECICINDGSPDGSGAILDEYARKDARFTAIHQENRGVSAARNAGLSRARGTWTAFVDGDDSVEPDMLACLHDAALRTPEAALHCYGISKDFHTGCRLTRTETALPSRDQYIPAEETGAFLRYLLTSLDMESSCNKLFRTELLEKNGIRFNASAVVFEDFQFVLDYLSACAPGISLVKRAFYHYRVREEENGAAKRSRFNLVQDIDMLAAKFLAWTDTLALPQEDVPVVKGYILQKINVIFHALQQQPYAARKAVFRDFLSSGLAARGADLRLCGPYFHLVCRLLAARRYRMAHLLLKTRHL; this is encoded by the coding sequence ATGAATCCCTTCTTTTCCATCATCATTCCCGTTTACCGTTCCGGCCCCTTTCTCCGGGATTGCCTGGATTCCGTCAGGAACCAGGCCATGACGGACTGGGAATGCATCTGCATCAATGACGGCTCTCCGGACGGGAGCGGCGCCATTCTGGACGAATACGCCCGGAAGGACGCGCGCTTCACTGCCATCCACCAGGAAAACCGCGGCGTGAGCGCCGCCCGCAACGCGGGCCTTTCCCGGGCGCGGGGAACCTGGACCGCCTTCGTGGACGGGGACGACTCCGTGGAGCCGGACATGCTGGCCTGCCTTCATGACGCCGCCCTCCGCACGCCGGAAGCCGCGCTCCACTGCTACGGAATCAGCAAGGACTTCCACACGGGCTGCCGCCTTACCCGCACGGAAACCGCGCTGCCCAGCCGGGACCAGTACATTCCCGCGGAAGAAACGGGCGCCTTCCTGCGCTACCTGCTGACCAGCTTGGACATGGAATCCTCCTGCAACAAACTGTTCCGCACGGAGCTTCTGGAAAAAAACGGCATCCGCTTCAACGCCTCCGCGGTGGTGTTTGAGGACTTCCAGTTCGTCCTGGACTACCTCTCCGCCTGCGCTCCGGGCATCAGCCTGGTGAAAAGGGCCTTCTACCACTACCGGGTGCGGGAGGAGGAAAACGGCGCGGCCAAGCGCAGCCGCTTCAACCTCGTGCAGGACATAGACATGCTGGCAGCCAAATTCCTGGCGTGGACGGACACGCTGGCCCTCCCGCAGGAAGACGTTCCCGTGGTCAAAGGCTACATCCTGCAAAAAATCAACGTGATCTTCCACGCCCTCCAGCAGCAGCCCTACGCCGCCCGCAAGGCGGTGTTCCGGGACTTCCTCTCCAGCGGACTGGCCGCGCGCGGAGCTGACCTGCGCCTGTGCGGCCCCTACTTCCACCTGGTCTGCCGCCTGCTGGCCGCACGCAGGTACCGCATGGCCCATCTCCTGCTGAAAACAAGGCATCTTTAA
- a CDS encoding glycosyltransferase family 2 protein: MLDLSVIILAKNEELHIRRCLENILPAAKEVFVIDCFSTDNTAAICREYPRVQVLQHEWPGLYAPQFNWALDHCPITTAWVLRLDADEWFMPEALEELKEKLPALPPDVTGVIHKRRHIFLGRWMKHGVYPVKLLRLFRHGAARCEQRHMDEHMELSRGRAVEFEHDFVDENLNGLGWWAHKHVDYSARELADLEDILSSAAADSGINGQAERKRAMKERYARQPLFWRSFAYFCYRYFLKLGFLDGREGFLWHFMQGWWYRTLVDARQFEKQKKGSGKTAR; this comes from the coding sequence ATGCTCGACCTTTCCGTCATCATCCTTGCCAAGAATGAGGAACTTCACATCCGCCGCTGCCTGGAGAACATCCTTCCGGCGGCCAAAGAAGTTTTCGTCATCGACTGCTTTTCCACGGACAACACCGCCGCCATCTGCCGGGAATACCCCCGCGTGCAGGTCCTCCAGCACGAATGGCCCGGCCTCTACGCCCCGCAATTCAACTGGGCGCTGGACCACTGCCCCATCACCACCGCCTGGGTTCTGCGCCTGGACGCGGACGAGTGGTTCATGCCGGAAGCCCTGGAGGAGCTGAAGGAAAAATTGCCCGCCCTTCCCCCGGACGTCACCGGAGTCATCCACAAGCGCAGGCACATCTTCCTGGGCCGGTGGATGAAGCACGGCGTTTACCCGGTCAAGCTGCTGCGCCTGTTCCGGCACGGAGCGGCCAGATGCGAACAGCGCCATATGGACGAGCACATGGAGCTCAGCCGCGGGCGCGCCGTGGAATTCGAGCACGACTTCGTGGACGAGAACCTGAACGGACTGGGCTGGTGGGCGCACAAGCACGTGGACTACTCCGCCCGGGAGCTGGCTGACCTGGAAGACATTCTTTCCTCCGCTGCGGCGGACTCCGGCATCAACGGGCAGGCGGAAAGGAAGCGCGCCATGAAGGAACGCTACGCCCGGCAGCCTCTCTTCTGGCGCTCCTTCGCCTACTTCTGCTACCGCTACTTCCTCAAGCTGGGTTTTCTGGACGGACGGGAAGGATTTTTGTGGCATTTCATGCAGGGCTGGTGGTACAGAACCCTCGTGGACGCCCGGCAATTTGAGAAACAGAAAAAAGGCTCCGGCAAGACGGCGCGCTGA
- a CDS encoding glycosyltransferase codes for MNLLFLLGKFPSIGGVETVTAILANEFSARGHEVHVVSFEQVTETPSPALDSRVTLHRLGYPVSSQANLAALRDLLSSRRIDIVINQWCLPFHVTRLCRKAMRGLSCRLLAVHHNAPDCNARLEGLRMRMARAGNPVNRAFLRLLLKGCAMATGASLRYVYAHSDRYILLSDSFHRAFRNITGLKNTGKLLTIPNPVTVENREFRYDPAFKKKELLFVGRLEPNQKRVSRVLETWALLEPRFPDWTLRLVGDGPEKEALQAFCAERRLERVSFEGFRNPAPYYEQASLLLLASEYEGLPLVVVEGMSFGAVPLLYGSFSSAYDLVDHGQNGCILPASGGFQARQMADMAAGLMQSPAALHAMAREAAAKSRKFTREHVVRQWEEVFRNNTPTP; via the coding sequence ATGAACCTCCTCTTTCTGCTTGGGAAATTCCCCTCCATAGGCGGCGTGGAAACCGTCACCGCCATTCTGGCGAATGAATTCTCCGCACGGGGCCATGAGGTGCATGTGGTCTCCTTTGAACAAGTGACGGAGACGCCCTCCCCCGCGCTGGACAGCCGCGTCACCCTGCACCGGCTGGGCTATCCTGTCTCCAGCCAGGCCAATCTCGCCGCCCTCCGGGACCTCCTCTCCTCCCGCCGCATTGACATCGTCATCAACCAGTGGTGCCTGCCCTTCCACGTCACCCGGCTGTGCCGGAAGGCCATGCGGGGCCTCTCCTGCCGCCTGCTGGCCGTGCACCACAACGCCCCGGACTGCAACGCGCGGCTGGAAGGCCTCAGAATGCGCATGGCCCGGGCGGGGAATCCGGTAAACAGGGCCTTCCTGCGCCTCCTGCTGAAAGGCTGCGCCATGGCTACCGGGGCCAGCCTGCGCTACGTTTATGCCCATAGCGACCGTTACATCCTCCTTTCCGACAGCTTCCACCGGGCCTTCCGGAACATCACCGGACTGAAGAATACCGGGAAACTCCTGACGATTCCCAACCCCGTCACCGTGGAAAACCGGGAATTCCGCTATGATCCGGCCTTCAAGAAGAAGGAGCTTCTTTTTGTGGGGCGGCTGGAACCCAACCAGAAGAGAGTCTCCCGCGTGCTGGAAACGTGGGCCCTGCTGGAACCCCGCTTCCCGGACTGGACCCTCCGCCTGGTGGGGGACGGCCCGGAAAAGGAGGCCCTTCAGGCATTCTGCGCGGAGCGCCGCCTGGAACGTGTCTCCTTTGAGGGCTTCCGGAACCCGGCCCCGTATTACGAACAGGCCTCCCTGCTCCTTCTGGCCTCGGAATACGAGGGACTGCCGCTCGTCGTGGTGGAGGGCATGTCCTTCGGCGCCGTGCCTCTTCTCTATGGAAGCTTCTCTTCCGCGTATGACCTGGTGGACCACGGGCAGAACGGCTGCATCCTGCCGGCGTCCGGCGGGTTCCAGGCGCGGCAGATGGCTGACATGGCCGCCGGGCTGATGCAGTCCCCCGCCGCCCTGCACGCCATGGCGCGGGAAGCCGCCGCCAAAAGCCGGAAATTCACGCGGGAACACGTCGTCCGCCAGTGGGAGGAAGTCTTCCGCAATAATACGCCCACCCCCTAG
- a CDS encoding glycosyltransferase, protein MKILHTIASMASQSGGTTACTRELVQTLNDLGCATDILTVEDKAGNPAEEESSFIHAVPNDLRTPLGISMNLRRRLGAWRDYDLYHTNGLWLDVNHATCAQARKTRKPCVASPHGMLYPQALAIKPWRKKLMLALGHRRDLAQADCLHATCREEARHLRELGFANPVAVIPNPVAVPSWIDQIRRREGERFRAGFLGRFHPIKNLESLIRAWGSLNLRDAELLLIGDGPEDYAAQLKRLAAEVGGPGIRFTGFAAGREKYELLASLNVLCAPSHQENFGMSIAEGLLAGTPVIASKGTPWEELDTRRCGWWRDNSPAALAAALEEAFNLTPEESRAMGDRGRSLIMETYASPQVAASMKRLYRYLLGQEPKPEFVDLS, encoded by the coding sequence ATGAAGATCCTGCACACCATCGCCTCCATGGCCTCCCAGTCCGGGGGAACCACGGCCTGCACCCGCGAACTGGTGCAGACCCTGAACGACCTCGGCTGCGCTACGGACATCCTCACTGTGGAGGACAAGGCCGGGAATCCCGCGGAAGAGGAAAGCTCCTTCATCCACGCCGTCCCCAACGACCTCCGCACCCCTCTGGGCATTTCCATGAATCTGCGCCGCCGGCTCGGGGCCTGGCGGGACTACGACCTTTACCACACCAACGGCCTGTGGCTGGACGTCAACCACGCCACCTGCGCGCAAGCCCGGAAAACGCGCAAGCCCTGCGTGGCCTCCCCCCACGGCATGCTTTACCCGCAGGCGCTGGCCATCAAGCCGTGGAGGAAAAAGCTCATGCTGGCGCTGGGCCACCGCCGGGACCTGGCGCAGGCGGACTGCCTTCACGCCACCTGCCGGGAGGAAGCGCGGCACCTGCGCGAACTGGGCTTTGCCAACCCCGTGGCGGTCATCCCCAATCCGGTGGCCGTGCCTTCATGGATTGACCAGATCCGGCGGAGAGAGGGAGAGCGTTTCCGCGCCGGGTTCCTGGGCCGTTTCCACCCCATTAAAAATCTGGAAAGCCTCATCCGGGCCTGGGGCAGCCTCAACCTCCGGGACGCGGAGCTCCTTCTCATCGGGGACGGCCCGGAGGACTACGCAGCGCAGTTGAAACGGCTGGCGGCGGAAGTGGGCGGCCCCGGCATCCGCTTTACGGGCTTCGCCGCGGGGAGGGAGAAATACGAACTGCTCGCCTCGCTCAACGTCCTCTGCGCTCCCAGCCATCAGGAAAACTTCGGCATGAGCATTGCGGAAGGGCTGCTGGCGGGAACGCCCGTCATCGCCAGTAAAGGAACGCCGTGGGAGGAGCTGGATACCCGCCGATGCGGCTGGTGGCGGGACAACAGCCCCGCCGCCCTGGCCGCCGCGCTGGAAGAAGCCTTCAACCTCACGCCGGAGGAAAGCCGCGCCATGGGGGACCGCGGGCGCAGCCTCATCATGGAAACCTACGCCTCGCCCCAGGTGGCCGCCAGCATGAAACGCCTGTACCGTTACCTGCTGGGGCAGGAACCCAAACCGGAATTCGTCGACCTTTCATGA
- a CDS encoding putative colanic acid biosynthesis acetyltransferase, translating into MNLSRYQEHYSLSHRLKRYGWYVINRTLFRMMATNAMKVPRNLLLRLFGAKIPLVSLVYPSSRIWAPWNLSMGEYACIGPDTEIYNKAPISIGSHAVISQGTFLCTASHDISDPGHALVTAPITVEDRAWVAAQAFVGMGVTIGTGAVVGARSTVFRDVAPWTVVGGNPAKFIKQRTLR; encoded by the coding sequence ATGAACCTGTCCCGTTACCAGGAACACTACTCCCTCAGCCACCGCCTCAAACGGTACGGCTGGTACGTCATCAACCGGACCCTCTTCCGGATGATGGCCACCAACGCCATGAAGGTGCCCCGGAATCTGCTGCTGCGCCTGTTCGGGGCAAAAATACCGCTCGTCTCCCTCGTGTACCCCAGCAGCAGGATATGGGCGCCGTGGAACCTCTCCATGGGGGAATACGCCTGCATCGGCCCGGATACGGAAATCTACAACAAGGCCCCCATCTCCATCGGCAGCCACGCCGTCATCTCCCAGGGAACCTTCCTCTGCACGGCCTCTCATGACATTTCAGACCCCGGCCACGCCCTCGTCACCGCCCCCATCACCGTGGAAGACCGGGCCTGGGTGGCGGCGCAGGCCTTCGTGGGCATGGGGGTGACAATAGGCACGGGAGCCGTGGTAGGAGCCCGCAGCACCGTCTTCAGGGACGTGGCCCCCTGGACGGTAGTGGGAGGGAATCCGGCCAAGTTCATCAAACAACGCACGCTCCGCTGA